AAGCTGCATAGTTATTTTAGCTCTAGCAACATTACTAGTCATATTCCAAATGGCATCAGCTGGTGACCCTGATATCCTAACAGACTTTGTGATGCCACTTGAGGTTCCATCAGTTGACGCTTCTTACTTCACTTTCTTGGGCCTGAGGGGCCTCGTCCGGGCCCCACCACCGGATAAATTCAAGGCGACAAAGGCAAGCATGGCCGAGTTTCCAGCCCTAAACGGACAAAGCGTTTCATACGCAATCCTTCAGTACCCTGCAGGCTCTGTCAACCCTGTCCACACTCATCCACGTGCATCCGAGCTACTTTTCCTCATGTCAGGCACGCTGCAAGTGGGATTCATCGACAGCACGAACAAGATTTTTAATCAGACATTGCAAACAGGAGATGTTTTCGTGTTCCCTAAAGGGCTAGTTCACTACCAGTACAATGCTGATGTTAACAATTGTGCTTGGGCTATATCTGCCTTTGGAAGTGCAAATGCAGGCACTGTTTCTGTTCCTAACTCTGTGTTCAATACCAGCATTCCTGATAACATTTTGGCCAAGTCTTTCAAGACTGATATCATGACCGTTCAGAAAATCAAGGCTGGTCTAGCCTGAAGATTATATACATAAGGACTATGTTGTTTAGACTCTTCAAAAATGCCACCGGGTGCGTTCAAATCCTTTAAAAGTATTGTATTTTGGACGATCCCACATGGGTACGGCTATATTTTTGGAAAGCCCGAGCAACATAGCTTAGGGGtagttttttatttcattttttcacattcttgtttttcaatttttaatgTAAAAGTAATTAACCTTCAAAGAATCTGAATAAGAAGGTATAAGTATGGCATGGCATTAAAATGCAATGTATAAAGATAATTGACCTTCTTAATAAGAAGGTTAATGTATTTGGAATGCAGTGATTAAACATAATTTGAGTAGACTTTTGTCAAAAAAGTTTGTTTTTTCTTCTCTAATCCCATGTACAAAGTTCTTGTTTACACCGTCATTAGCCTAAGGTTTTGAATTGGATGTATAATATTTTAACCTGGTATCAAGTAGAGGTCGTAGGTTCAAGTCTTATCGCTACactttatgaaaaaaaaatcacatgTTTAGCCGATGGAAAAGATTTTTTCACACATGTGTGACGTGTTGAAGAAATAGTTTAGTAATTAAAAATGTGTTTTCTTTCTTACGACTTAACAAGAATAAATTCAGaataggattaaaaaaaaaaaaaaactttggtgGATAGAGTTATCCAGTACCCCGTGAAGTTAGTCGAGATATGCACAAGTTGATCCGGACTGCAATCATTTAAAAGAAAGTTCCCCCTTAGAGGTAAGGATATTGTGTATACAAATGCACAAATACATGCATACACACGCATGAATGATGAGCTGATTCGGATGTAATACATAGGAATAATTTGATTGAGGAACATTTTACTTTATTAATGTGTACATTTTTGTAATATGTTGTGCATTTCGCATTTCGAATTTATATAATTTTCCAAAAACATAAATTACatattacttctcatttccaattCATATGATACTTCCTCCATTAAACCACTATCTTGATTTTTTTCCATTACTAATCAGATTTatcaataaaattaattaaatttcgtGTTCAATCAAATATCATAGTACATAAATCATAtgaatacatatattttttgGATTGATAATTCAATCTAAAAAAGTAAATAGTTTAGAACCATGTCGAGCAGCTATATGTTTTAGATGATAAAAGCGCACCACATTACTTGTTTTAGAGAGTGTTTATTAAGATAATAGTAATTACACAATTCAATAATGTAAAATGAAGACAACTAGGCTAAAAATTTCATTGGTTAgtgttatggacattttaaaAAGTACATATTTCTTTGCAACTGTTTTTGTACACTCTAATACAATATTTATACaattatataaataatatatttaccttatataaaaatgtataatagcGAATAAAAATATACATACCTAGCTTGTATAAAAATGATAACACACTAGCTACCGACATGAATTTCTTCTGTGATTTTCAGTTGCGATTTATATTTAAATCAATTCAAATCTCCACCAAATGATATTAAATTTTACACACAACCTCCTTAGACTATTTCCAACGAGTCTAACAACTCCCACTTCAAATTTCTTAAAAGAAATCAGATTCAAAATTCAAACTAACTTCTTCAACCTTGTACAGTAATTGTGGATTCCCTTTCTAATTTGACTTTCACAATACAAATTATATAAAACCAGTTTTCTAACTACGATTGGGCTCCAAACACAATCAAATAGAGTTTATCAACTAATAAGAAATAGACAACCGGGTTAAAGAAGATAAATAGGAGAAGTAACCTATCTTTtaaattatactccctctgtcccaatttatgtgatgttttttgtttttcgagagtcaatttgactaaactttgaaacTAAATTGAGTTAAATTAACACAATATTTTAAGATGAAAATTTATATATTCGAAAACTGCATGAGAAGTACTATAAGTtgtaacttttctcatatcaatttggtaaaaaaatacatcttaaaatgttggtcaaaattcATCTAGCTTGAATCTCGGGAAGCGAAaactatcacataaattgagacagagggagtatataatgTGTCAATCTGGGTAAGAGTTGAAAAACATGATTCACTTTGGTAATAAGCTCTGGTGAC
The sequence above is a segment of the Lycium barbarum isolate Lr01 chromosome 6, ASM1917538v2, whole genome shotgun sequence genome. Coding sequences within it:
- the LOC132599490 gene encoding germin-like protein 9-3; the protein is MALFLLKSVLVVTVFSISQMASAGDPDILTDFVMPLEVPSVDASYFTFLGLRGLVRAPPPDKFKATKASMAEFPALNGQSVSYAILQYPAGSVNPVHTHPRASELLFLMSGTLQVGFIDSTNKIFNQTLQTGDVFVFPKGLVHYQYNADVNNCAWAISAFGSANAGTVSVPNSVFNTSIPDNILAKSFKTDIMTVQKIKAGLA